Within the Stigmatopora argus isolate UIUO_Sarg chromosome 23, RoL_Sarg_1.0, whole genome shotgun sequence genome, the region CCATGTTACAAAATGGTCGTAAATGCGCTGCACCCTCAGATGTGTTTTTCTGTGCTCTCTCTGTGCTGCATTGAGCGCTCCTTGGAAAGTAGGTCAAAGAAACTTGGCAGGGGTTGCCATTTCCCTTCTCCCGCTAAATGTGACACACATTCTCCTGTCGGCCTGGaattactttttttacttttttttctggccaCGCGCCCATTGCAACGTGATGCATTTGTCCTTTTGCAGATGTATATAGTAGTCAGTACTGTATATGTTTTGGAAGAACAGAACATTATGGAAAGGGAAGAAAGTTTGCTGTGCTGGCTCGTTATGCAATACATTCCTAGTGCAACTGAAGTCAAATTTTCCACAACACCAAGTGACCTACATTTAACAACTTCAACCATATTAGaaaccagtggcggtctgtgtattttctcgtagcaccttcaacaggtaaaatccacttcctagcagcatttaatgattaaatacaaatactggagcttttcagacattacaaccgggccagggaggtgatttcccgggggaagacagcgatggacgtcaatggcgaaatggcaaaaattgcactaaaaataGTTTCTGTTGAAAGcgtcactagaaaatgcacggaccgccactgctttatACTGTCGCACAAAAGCACCGTTGCGGCCATTGTTTTGCATGTGACAGCCATGGCTATAGGAGTAATTATGTCACCCCTGTGGAATGCCTCCATGTTGAACAACAATTCACATGTTgtggagctaaaaaaaaaagggggagtggTAGATCTGGCTTCGGTTGAAGTTCAAGGTTGTTCATCTCTCAGCTCCAGGAAAATGAGAAATAATGAAGCAACAGTTCCAGAACCTGAGACTAGTTCCATTTGAGCTCTCTCATGCTGATACATAATAGATGGTTAGCTAGCCATGCTGACCCAATTCCATAATAGCTCACTAATCTCAAGTGGCTCATTATACACTCATATTTGAGAGGCCATCAGCAGAAAACGAGGCCTTCAACATGTTTGTCAGCACTCTGACCTGTTATTTGCAGTTATCTTACTGTGCTACATTAAAATCCTAATCCTCGCTTGTCTAGAGCCCCTTAATCACTTGGCTATGCAGTATTTAAAATCCATTGTCCTTGCCCCTTGAATAAATTAGCTTGCGTAGCttataattaagtttagtgttaggttcgattacatttatttttgagtttctgcatcataatccaagttcatttcaatttgtttattttatgttacgagcacgttgccgtgcaaaaagccccgccccctctctctgtccgtctctctctctcccccttcgaaatccatatacttttagtattattaaacacattttattactattaaaccactagttatgtgttactttgttaatagatggcaaattagaacaaataaagtttttttccaatccgatattctgttttgggtgttttttcagagggttggaacgaatgaatttggttttagttcatttcaatgggaaacgttcgttcgagttacgagaacatcgacatacgagctcggtcccggaacgaattaagctcgtatctcgaggcaccactgtactaCAGTACGCAAACCAGATGTGAACCAGATAATTCCCAGGTGGAGATAAGGGCAAAAACACATGATCTGAAACACAGCACCTTTTCAGCGCAGCTCCATACTCATACACACCCTTACGAGGTGTTCTAAAAAGCACatagagtatgttattcaagCTTTCAAAATATTCTATATTCATGCTCTCACTCAATAAATACCACTTCCAATACCACTGGCGCCCTCTGCTGGCTGACTTTGGAAATGACCTCGACAAAAAGACAAGTTTAGACAACTTTCTGCACTTGAAAGCAGCAAAACTTCCACACCAAGTGAAATATATGATAAAACTTGCTTTccaatcccatttttttgtgaacaACGTGACAACATTTTCACCTCTTCTGTCACTCAATAAAGCTAGTAAGCATGACAGACACATGTGGAATTTTTCATTGCCTCGCCCCAGGGGCAACATGCTGTCATactcttttcttctcttttttttctatccgTTCCTTCCACCCATTCCTTGCACCTCACTGACATTTTTTCTGATCGCAGCTGATCCAATGGCCGAGTCGTGGTCCTACACGGTGGTCTTGGTGCCGCTTAGGAGCAGCCTGGACCCCCTTCGCTTCTACTTGTGGGTGAGCTACGTCTTCCCCCTGTTTTCAACTCTTGTTTTTCTGTCGTTTTAAAATATAAGTTAAGTGTTTTTAATATAATCTCATATGTTACAAGTAGTACTGTTAAAAGTGATCCAATCAAAAGTCAGTTTAAGGCCCAAAACTTTGTTCCTGGACTGTATTTTGAAGTATGTATATGTCGACTTTTCACTGGCAGCATGAACAAGTGCAGGCTTGTAAGAAAGCCATTATGCTAAAAATCTACtaggaagtgtttttttttgcttaggaTTTCAATTCACGTAATGAGGAAATTAAATCAATTGACTGTTAAATTGAGGCGTATCTTGAAATAATACATTTGGTGGGGAttgtgtacagtggtacttcgacatacgagtgggcagacatacgagcaattcaagatacaagtaaaatttcgggcagatatttatcttgagatactaaaagagccaacccgggagaagaaaggtatcaaaatgacacaaaattagtattaagtttagtgttaggttcgattaaacttatttttcagtgtgtctgcatcgtcatccaagttcatttcaatttgtttaggttatgttacgagcgtgatgccatgcaaaaagcccccctctctttccccccttcgaaatctgtctaattttagtactattaaacacattttagtaatattaaaccactagttatgtgttactttgttaatagatggcgaattagaacaaatcaaatatttttttccaatccaatatcctgtttttggtgttttttcagaggcttggaaccaatgaattcgtttttagttcatttcaatgggaaacgttcgtttgagtgacGACAAAATCGacacacgagctcagtcccggaacgaaataagctcgtatctcgaggtaccactgtactctgtTCAGAAAAATAGGTACAGCTTGTTAGCATAgatgtcttgtttttttcagcctaaaaaatccccaaaataatatgttttagttttatatctaaaataatacttcttttcaactttattgtcatcatacacagctgcgtataatgaaattggtggtgcgttttcccagtaaaaaaaaacataaataagtactatATAAAAAGTCAAGTCTTACTAGGGAGGAGGGAAAAGGGAGGACGTATTATTGTAATGGGTCAGTTAAATTATACTACCAAGaaggttttaaaagtccaaataatattcaATAGACACCTATTGATGGCGATAAACGAGGTAACACTGCGCTGTTCTTTGATTCTGTCTCTTCCAGATTAAGCATCTCAAGGATCTCGAAAAGGAGAAAGACATTCTCTACTGCGGTCTGGAGATTCTGGAACGAGCTAGACTCCGTTACCGCCATCGGCTCTCAAAGAACAGAGCTGAAAAGGGCGACGCCGTCGCCAGCAATCGGGAAATGGCTCGCCTCCATCATGTGAAGGCATCTCTGGCCTCCGTCATGACCGACAGTATGAGCGCAGCAGCAGAGAGCGCCCTCCGGTGGCAGCACAGCTTACTCACACAGGTCTGATGCTTATTGAAATCGAGCTCCATATTTTCTCAACATCGGGTTACAGtgctacctcgacatacgagtggcccgacatacgagcaattcgagatacgagtcaaatttcgggcaaatatttatcttgagataccagacaaattttgatatacgagcagacggtgtttttttccaatccaatatcctgtttttggtgttttttcagaggcttgaaaggaattaatttgtttttagttcattt harbors:
- the LOC144069149 gene encoding uncharacterized protein LOC144069149 — protein: MWNFSLPRPRGNMLSYSFLLFFFYPFLPPIPCTSLTFFLIAADPMAESWSYTVVLVPLRSSLDPLRFYLWIKHLKDLEKEKDILYCGLEILERARLRYRHRLSKNRAEKGDAVASNREMARLHHVKASLASVMTDSMSAAAESALRWQHSLLTQEVSHKNRQISILEMEKNALLEQLDEV